A stretch of the Marivirga tractuosa DSM 4126 genome encodes the following:
- a CDS encoding aminopeptidase P family protein, producing the protein MKIVKTFIIALLISSSCFAQVQEPLDFLSSDFHKERREILRSKMPENSVAVFFSNPIRNRANDVNYKYHQDPNFYYLTGHRQPHALLMIFSEEQNINGNSFDEIVFVRGRNALAELYDGGRMSASEAAKDLKLDLAFETPEFKNFPIDFSKYDQVLFHDFEDDVRETQEEGDLYDLISQFKQKVNYPDDSNLDITPEPQENNLNTTLLDQLLRPMRGIKTEEELDLLRKAVKISALGQAEVMRAMEPGMSELEVQGMHEFIYKKYKAEYEGYPSIVGAGHNGCVLHYIDNYKPEIEDGELILMDLGAEYHGYTADITRTIPVNGKFTNEQKAIYDLVYEAQEAAMSIAKAGVPFSDLLDTTQAVINKGLLELGIIESLNEEDLIDPSTGRHRYYPHGCCHHIGLDVHDLGEYGTLEENMVITIEPGIYIPQGSPCDEKWWNIPVRIEDDYLIKKDGIELLSDDAPRKSEEIEKLMKEKSAFGQFNLPDLDGE; encoded by the coding sequence ATGAAAATAGTAAAAACATTTATTATCGCACTTCTAATTTCAAGTTCTTGTTTTGCCCAAGTTCAAGAACCACTAGATTTCCTATCAAGTGACTTTCATAAAGAAAGAAGAGAAATTTTAAGAAGCAAGATGCCTGAAAATTCTGTGGCAGTGTTCTTTTCAAACCCAATTCGCAACCGAGCCAATGATGTAAATTATAAGTATCATCAAGATCCTAATTTCTATTACCTCACGGGTCATAGACAGCCGCATGCCTTATTGATGATTTTTTCAGAAGAGCAAAACATCAATGGAAATAGTTTTGATGAAATTGTATTTGTTAGGGGTAGAAATGCATTGGCCGAACTCTATGATGGCGGAAGAATGAGCGCATCAGAAGCTGCGAAAGATTTAAAATTAGACCTAGCTTTTGAAACACCTGAATTCAAAAACTTCCCTATTGATTTCTCGAAATACGATCAAGTCTTATTTCATGATTTTGAAGATGATGTGAGGGAAACACAGGAAGAAGGGGACTTATACGATTTGATTTCACAATTTAAGCAAAAAGTAAATTATCCTGATGATAGTAATTTAGATATCACACCTGAGCCGCAAGAAAATAATTTAAACACCACTCTTTTAGATCAACTATTGCGCCCAATGCGCGGTATTAAAACCGAAGAAGAATTGGATTTATTAAGAAAAGCGGTGAAAATTTCTGCTTTAGGACAAGCAGAAGTAATGCGAGCAATGGAGCCGGGCATGTCTGAACTTGAAGTTCAAGGAATGCATGAATTTATATATAAAAAATACAAGGCGGAATATGAAGGCTACCCTAGTATTGTGGGTGCAGGACATAATGGATGTGTATTGCATTATATAGACAACTACAAACCTGAAATTGAAGATGGGGAACTGATCTTGATGGATTTGGGTGCTGAATATCATGGTTATACCGCTGATATTACCCGAACTATTCCAGTAAACGGAAAATTTACCAACGAGCAAAAAGCGATCTATGACTTAGTATACGAAGCACAGGAAGCGGCCATGTCGATAGCCAAAGCTGGTGTTCCTTTTTCAGATTTGTTGGACACCACACAGGCTGTTATTAATAAGGGCTTGTTGGAACTAGGCATAATTGAAAGTTTGAATGAGGAAGATTTAATAGACCCGTCAACCGGAAGACATCGCTATTACCCACATGGATGTTGCCATCACATCGGTTTGGATGTGCATGATTTAGGTGAATACGGTACTTTGGAAGAAAATATGGTCATCACCATTGAGCCTGGGATTTATATTCCGCAAGGAAGCCCTTGTGATGAAAAATGGTGGAACATCCCAGTAAGGATAGAAGATGATTATTTAATTAAAAAAGATGGGATTGAATTGCTGTCGGATGATGCGCCAAGAAAAAGCGAGGAAATCGAAAAATTAATGAAGGAAAAGAGTGCATTTGGGCAGTTTAATTTGCCTGATTTGGATGGAGAATAA
- a CDS encoding LON peptidase substrate-binding domain-containing protein, with protein sequence MNRTIPLFPLNLVAFPYQNLNLHVFEPRYKELIADCLEDNSTFAIPSYVKNKVEYGTEMEIREVTKRYEDGKFDIKTRGKRIVKVLDMENPYRNKKYAIGAIEEIPNRNNGDVLLKEEIYEAVQEMYDLVEVDNRQLSMDFQVFDIAHQIGLSTEAEYELIQLTEERQRQRFVLDHLKVILPKLRDIQRSKELIQMNGHFRKYNPPQEF encoded by the coding sequence ATGAATCGAACAATACCACTTTTCCCATTAAATTTAGTGGCGTTCCCATATCAAAATCTTAATCTACACGTATTTGAGCCACGCTATAAAGAGCTAATCGCAGACTGTCTAGAAGATAATAGCACTTTTGCAATTCCGTCTTATGTGAAAAATAAGGTGGAATATGGTACTGAAATGGAGATTCGGGAGGTGACTAAGAGATATGAAGATGGTAAATTTGACATCAAAACGAGAGGAAAGAGGATTGTAAAAGTACTGGATATGGAAAACCCATACCGAAATAAGAAGTATGCCATTGGTGCAATTGAAGAAATCCCGAATAGAAATAATGGAGATGTGCTATTAAAGGAAGAAATCTATGAGGCCGTTCAGGAAATGTATGATCTGGTTGAAGTAGATAACAGACAACTTTCCATGGATTTTCAAGTATTTGACATTGCTCATCAAATAGGGCTATCCACTGAAGCTGAATATGAACTCATTCAATTAACTGAAGAAAGGCAACGACAAAGATTTGTACTTGATCATCTGAAAGTAATTTTACCAAAATTGCGTGACATTCAAAGATCGAAAGAACTCATTCAAATGAATGGCCATTTCAGAAAGTATAATCCTCCACAGGAATTTTGA
- a CDS encoding lamin tail domain-containing protein: protein MPFSPKPTLVLLLILFSVFNLQAQNAWINEFHYDNVSTDEGEFVEVVVQDANSYDLSLFKLLLYNGSDGETYGSSHTLDSFTEGDTQNGFTIFHKDISGIQNGNDALSLEYNGTLIQFISYEGAFTGVGGLADGQISKDVVVEETTSTPIGESLQLSGSGTAYSDFTWEEPAGATKGQVNNGQTFGASCTAPTNQAAFSTPSEADIEDNQITLGWSRGDGDSVVILARESTAVNETPQNGALYTSDDDFSSGLADEIGIGNFVVYDGSASSVQISGLIQGTEYHFAIFEYYSTAQCYLMQSETISVSTTTSFDEDSEINPPFTQIISSEISSTTNTETDAVGVFSFEVSDQGSGDAVPTLLNTIMIEKSADNTVEDWSSAIKGAKLNDGAGELTISNLSINPDNIEFDLTGNEYAIADGSTENLTLSIWLNESQTDGDTIGFEIPENQGFGTKVNGSLLKDIIPAAIISNPFIIQVEATDFEINTVSSAQVNDTFNLNIRAIDIHGNPDFEAREINLALKEGTGNLISPSVGLGPLSMNDGFFEWTDLEYDTEESIIIEVSGGDGMTVVSPEIDIIPLISTVFISEYIEGSSNNKAIEIYNNSGNTIDLNDFSIVIYTNGSPIISTELVLSDIQNQLYSEEVLIVSNSSADVGINNVTDYTSTIANFNGDDALALLYKGNIIDVIGEIGTDPGSAWDVAGISEATQDKTLVRKASVKEGNPDNLSSFGNDQMDSEWIIYDTDEFSYLGNHFRCSAPTEQISNISVQNISENTAEINWNEPTGLQSIILIKEGSEVDFPPICGDGYTADSDFSLANQLGDGNKIIFADNGENVSISNLNSGTSYHLAAFAYNELENCYNLEAAATTNFTTEIALDEDSEINNVSQPTVGNLLSTIDEESEAEEVISFEIADLATYDTVSTFIKEMVFESSPNNTLAWDSALNAILKDGSGKISTAEFTIVDDRIKIDFPENEEYEIASGQSVDFTIAIWFNRFDVNDTQQFALQIPAEHQFVSSDSGSVLLSNLNDSISSNEIELIEAFDRIEAIRNGSDGTTYSTTGYVASNDFGSGNSQFYIQKDESTTYDQGMAIFYSEELSNINAGNRVKVLGSREEVNGRIRLNADTVMNLSNNDVLPETYPIAPSEFNSNNELIGTRIKLDSMILNQPELWGDFAENVFQFSRAEDTVLVKIEPNNIYYDGSAQLPFGAVDLEGIMESINDSIQLIVSLDHEIADPYAPIFNQEPQVFNIQSEQVDMSFSVNEFSVVYYAVKQVEDSIPDLQSLKNPESDEQIISAGNEKVELNNVEDPISINIENLSSNTEYSIYVAAEDTLGNATQILQFDFYSLNAEADKDVEVIPPTEQLSASEINAFEASQVFEPVFNFTLVDRGTSDSLSTFINQMVIHPSTGNEVDFSEVINKVELYDLSNEVVINTNDSISSDSIVFELAEIFELNDGDSNSFQLRIKLNETIEDEQNLVFEISSSQSAWEVAPYGSQLAENFSKSIVSSVHSINVIATELNISYPDEVYVGDYFDVLVSAEDENGNLDYAERTLAILDNNEIQLSEVNLEKGKGVFEGLSFENTGLYTFKITDSILSESIEINFIRPEINLDTSEFNSDFGLITFPDSSTIQSYQISVEHLKDSILAVAPEAFKLSLNPDFTNAQDTLVFESDKFKGTEIYVQFCPDDDAGRFYHGNILHLSQDADTTYLPVNGQEGRLNLTSIATARDKSIGQRVKVQGVVSGGNNQFDNKRIIQDGTAGIAIEGLNSASLSFGDSVEVEGILVSENSWLSILPETEINVLSSDSVVVEPQGKAINEINAGVESQRVKIENLEITYEGQFTAGEYFIIDSNTDSLIFRLNGDDHPLVGKDIPIGKVNVTGIIGRRNDEFHIYPEFEEDLEIIPRDTILIVEAPKEGLSFGDILLDEYSAVQSYSVQAGNLPENLSISISENFEISLLKNSNYTNELVLPINERGDIPEIEVYVRFTPITAMGGEISGEILHISGGQEQRVALEGIEEIMTSNRLSIENKFLIYPNPVGSELKIESIKSENFHYQFINLEGEILFEGELKSKHALIIDGIANGIYLLKLSNGKEDYYQRIIKE, encoded by the coding sequence ATCTCCAAGCCCAAAATGCCTGGATCAATGAGTTTCATTATGATAATGTGAGTACGGATGAAGGGGAGTTTGTAGAAGTTGTAGTGCAAGATGCTAATTCCTATGATTTAAGTCTTTTTAAGCTTCTTCTCTACAATGGCTCTGATGGTGAGACTTATGGGAGTTCACACACTTTAGATTCTTTCACAGAGGGTGATACTCAAAACGGATTCACGATTTTTCATAAAGATATTTCTGGTATCCAAAATGGTAATGATGCTCTTTCCCTTGAATATAATGGTACACTAATTCAATTTATAAGCTATGAGGGAGCATTTACAGGAGTAGGTGGACTTGCTGACGGACAGATTTCAAAAGATGTAGTGGTAGAAGAAACTACTTCAACGCCAATTGGTGAATCTTTACAATTATCCGGAAGTGGAACAGCTTATTCAGATTTTACTTGGGAAGAACCAGCTGGGGCTACCAAAGGACAAGTCAATAACGGGCAAACTTTTGGTGCTAGCTGTACTGCTCCTACAAATCAAGCCGCATTTTCCACACCCTCTGAAGCAGATATAGAAGATAATCAGATCACTTTAGGTTGGAGTAGGGGAGATGGTGACAGCGTTGTTATTTTGGCTAGAGAAAGCACTGCTGTAAATGAAACTCCACAAAATGGAGCCCTCTATACTTCTGACGATGATTTTAGCAGTGGGTTGGCAGATGAAATCGGGATTGGTAATTTTGTGGTTTATGACGGTAGTGCTTCTTCAGTTCAGATCTCAGGGTTGATCCAAGGCACTGAGTATCATTTTGCTATTTTTGAATATTATTCTACAGCTCAATGCTATTTAATGCAAAGTGAAACAATCTCGGTGAGCACTACCACTTCTTTTGACGAGGATAGTGAAATTAATCCTCCTTTTACTCAAATTATCTCTTCTGAAATTTCTTCTACTACCAATACTGAAACAGATGCGGTAGGTGTTTTCAGCTTTGAGGTTTCCGATCAAGGCAGTGGTGACGCAGTACCTACTTTGCTCAATACTATTATGATTGAAAAAAGTGCTGACAATACAGTGGAAGATTGGTCATCAGCTATTAAAGGTGCAAAATTAAATGACGGTGCAGGCGAGTTGACCATTAGTAATTTATCCATCAATCCAGACAATATTGAGTTTGATCTTACAGGAAATGAATATGCCATTGCTGATGGAAGCACTGAAAACCTTACGCTATCAATATGGCTAAATGAATCTCAAACTGATGGAGATACAATTGGATTTGAAATCCCTGAAAATCAAGGGTTTGGAACTAAAGTCAATGGGTCTTTATTAAAAGATATTATTCCAGCAGCAATTATATCTAATCCTTTTATTATTCAAGTAGAAGCTACTGATTTTGAGATCAATACAGTTTCAAGCGCCCAGGTTAATGATACCTTTAATTTAAATATCAGAGCAATTGATATTCATGGCAATCCTGATTTTGAAGCAAGAGAGATCAACTTGGCTTTAAAAGAAGGAACTGGAAATTTAATTTCTCCTTCAGTTGGACTTGGTCCTTTGAGCATGAATGATGGATTCTTTGAATGGACGGATTTGGAATATGATACGGAAGAAAGTATTATAATTGAGGTTTCTGGTGGGGATGGGATGACGGTGGTTTCTCCTGAAATTGATATTATACCTTTGATTAGTACCGTTTTTATTTCAGAATATATAGAAGGAAGTAGCAATAATAAGGCGATTGAAATTTACAATAATTCGGGTAATACAATTGATTTGAATGACTTTTCAATTGTAATTTATACTAATGGATCTCCAATAATCAGCACAGAACTTGTATTGTCAGATATACAAAATCAACTTTATAGTGAAGAGGTACTAATTGTTTCTAATTCTTCAGCAGATGTAGGAATTAATAATGTTACTGATTATACAAGTACTATTGCAAATTTCAATGGAGATGATGCGCTGGCTTTATTATACAAAGGAAATATAATCGATGTGATCGGTGAAATTGGAACTGACCCAGGATCAGCTTGGGATGTTGCTGGCATTTCAGAAGCCACCCAGGACAAAACCTTGGTAAGAAAAGCTTCTGTTAAGGAAGGAAATCCTGATAATTTATCCTCTTTTGGGAATGATCAAATGGATTCCGAATGGATAATTTATGATACCGATGAGTTTTCTTATTTGGGCAATCATTTTAGATGTAGCGCACCAACTGAGCAGATTTCTAATATTTCCGTTCAAAATATCTCCGAAAATACTGCTGAAATAAACTGGAATGAACCTACGGGTCTTCAATCCATCATTTTGATAAAAGAGGGAAGTGAAGTTGATTTTCCGCCAATATGTGGTGATGGTTATACAGCCGATTCCGATTTCAGCCTGGCTAATCAATTAGGGGATGGCAATAAAATTATATTTGCAGACAATGGAGAAAATGTAAGCATTTCAAATCTTAATTCAGGAACAAGCTATCATCTAGCTGCCTTTGCATATAATGAGCTAGAAAATTGCTATAATTTAGAAGCCGCTGCCACAACAAATTTCACTACTGAAATAGCGCTAGATGAAGATTCGGAAATCAATAATGTAAGCCAGCCAACAGTAGGTAATTTACTTTCTACAATAGATGAGGAATCAGAAGCAGAAGAGGTTATTTCATTTGAGATAGCTGATTTAGCAACATATGATACGGTTTCTACTTTTATTAAGGAAATGGTTTTTGAATCTTCGCCTAATAATACTTTGGCTTGGGACAGCGCCCTCAATGCTATTTTAAAAGATGGTAGTGGGAAAATCAGTACTGCAGAATTCACTATAGTAGATGATAGGATTAAAATTGATTTCCCTGAAAATGAAGAATATGAAATAGCTTCTGGGCAATCAGTTGATTTCACAATCGCTATTTGGTTTAACCGATTTGATGTAAACGATACCCAGCAATTTGCTTTACAAATACCAGCAGAACACCAATTTGTGTCTTCAGATTCAGGCTCAGTTTTGCTCAGCAATTTAAATGACAGTATTTCTTCCAATGAAATTGAGCTTATTGAAGCTTTTGATAGAATAGAAGCTATTCGAAATGGCTCGGATGGAACTACTTATTCAACTACAGGCTATGTGGCATCCAATGATTTTGGTTCAGGAAACTCTCAATTCTATATTCAAAAGGATGAATCCACTACTTATGATCAGGGGATGGCAATTTTTTATAGTGAAGAACTCTCCAATATTAATGCTGGCAATCGCGTAAAAGTTTTGGGTAGTAGGGAAGAGGTGAATGGACGTATTCGATTGAATGCTGATACGGTCATGAATCTAAGTAATAATGATGTTTTGCCAGAGACTTATCCCATTGCCCCTTCTGAATTTAATTCAAATAATGAACTAATTGGCACTAGGATAAAGCTAGATAGTATGATCTTAAATCAGCCTGAATTATGGGGAGATTTTGCTGAAAATGTTTTTCAATTTTCTAGAGCGGAAGATACAGTTTTGGTGAAAATAGAGCCGAATAATATTTATTACGATGGAAGTGCTCAGCTTCCTTTTGGAGCTGTGGATTTAGAGGGCATCATGGAAAGCATAAATGATAGCATTCAATTGATTGTTTCCTTAGATCATGAAATTGCGGATCCTTATGCTCCAATTTTCAATCAAGAACCCCAAGTTTTCAATATCCAAAGTGAGCAGGTTGATATGAGTTTTTCTGTAAATGAATTCTCGGTTGTCTACTATGCTGTTAAACAGGTTGAAGATTCAATTCCTGACTTGCAAAGCTTAAAAAATCCGGAATCTGATGAACAAATAATTAGTGCAGGTAATGAGAAAGTTGAACTTAATAATGTAGAGGATCCTATTTCGATCAATATCGAAAACCTATCTTCCAATACAGAATATTCGATTTATGTAGCAGCTGAGGATACTTTAGGTAATGCTACGCAAATCCTACAATTTGATTTTTATTCGCTTAATGCTGAAGCTGATAAGGATGTGGAAGTTATTCCACCTACGGAACAGCTTTCGGCATCTGAAATCAATGCTTTTGAAGCTAGTCAGGTTTTTGAACCAGTATTTAATTTTACCTTAGTTGATAGAGGTACAAGTGATTCATTATCCACCTTTATCAATCAGATGGTCATCCATCCATCGACTGGAAATGAGGTTGATTTTAGTGAGGTAATTAATAAAGTGGAACTATATGATTTGTCAAATGAAGTGGTGATTAATACAAATGATTCAATTTCCTCTGATTCAATCGTTTTTGAATTAGCGGAAATATTTGAGTTGAATGATGGTGATTCCAATAGCTTTCAATTGCGGATTAAATTGAATGAAACCATAGAGGATGAGCAAAATTTAGTATTTGAAATTTCTTCTAGTCAATCTGCTTGGGAAGTAGCACCTTATGGCTCCCAATTAGCTGAAAACTTTAGTAAATCAATTGTTTCTTCTGTGCATTCAATAAATGTTATCGCTACGGAACTGAATATTTCATATCCTGATGAGGTTTATGTGGGGGATTATTTTGATGTTTTAGTAAGTGCAGAGGATGAAAATGGCAATTTGGATTATGCTGAACGAACTTTGGCTATTTTAGATAATAATGAAATCCAATTATCTGAAGTCAATTTAGAAAAAGGAAAAGGGGTTTTTGAAGGTTTAAGTTTTGAAAATACTGGTTTATATACTTTTAAAATTACCGATAGCATTCTTTCGGAAAGCATTGAAATCAATTTTATTAGACCTGAAATTAATCTGGACACTAGTGAGTTCAATAGCGATTTTGGATTGATCACCTTTCCTGATAGTTCTACTATTCAATCTTATCAAATTTCTGTTGAGCACTTAAAAGATTCAATTTTGGCAGTGGCGCCTGAAGCATTTAAGCTATCACTAAATCCTGATTTTACTAATGCTCAGGACACCCTGGTTTTTGAAAGTGACAAATTTAAGGGCACTGAAATCTATGTTCAATTCTGCCCTGATGATGATGCTGGAAGATTCTATCATGGAAATATCTTGCATCTTAGCCAAGATGCCGACACAACTTATTTACCAGTTAATGGACAAGAAGGCAGACTAAATTTAACTTCAATTGCTACGGCAAGAGACAAATCAATAGGGCAAAGAGTAAAAGTTCAAGGCGTTGTAAGTGGCGGAAATAATCAATTTGATAATAAGCGGATAATTCAAGATGGAACTGCAGGTATAGCCATTGAAGGACTAAATTCAGCTAGTCTTAGTTTTGGGGATAGTGTGGAGGTTGAAGGTATTTTAGTTAGTGAAAATAGCTGGTTAAGCATTCTTCCAGAAACAGAAATCAATGTTTTATCTTCTGACTCCGTAGTGGTTGAACCTCAAGGAAAAGCAATTAATGAAATTAATGCTGGGGTGGAATCACAGAGAGTGAAAATTGAAAATTTAGAGATTACTTATGAAGGTCAATTTACAGCGGGTGAATATTTTATCATTGACAGTAATACTGATTCCTTGATTTTTAGATTAAATGGAGATGATCATCCTCTAGTTGGAAAGGATATTCCTATTGGAAAAGTAAATGTGACAGGAATCATTGGTAGGAGAAATGATGAATTCCATATTTACCCTGAATTTGAAGAGGATTTGGAAATAATACCAAGAGACACCATTTTGATAGTTGAAGCCCCTAAAGAAGGGTTGAGTTTTGGCGATATACTTTTAGATGAGTATTCAGCCGTCCAGTCTTATAGCGTACAAGCAGGAAATTTACCTGAGAATCTCAGTATTTCAATAAGTGAGAATTTTGAAATCAGTTTATTGAAAAACTCGAATTATACAAACGAATTGGTACTACCGATAAATGAAAGAGGAGATATTCCTGAAATTGAAGTCTATGTTCGCTTTACGCCTATTACTGCTATGGGAGGTGAAATTTCGGGAGAGATACTACATATTTCTGGTGGACAAGAACAAAGGGTAGCACTGGAAGGAATTGAAGAAATAATGACTTCAAATCGTTTATCTATTGAAAATAAATTTTTGATTTATCCCAATCCAGTTGGTTCCGAACTTAAAATTGAATCGATAAAGTCAGAAAATTTTCACTATCAATTTATCAATCTAGAAGGTGAAATTTTGTTTGAAGGGGAATTGAAAAGCAAGCATGCTTTGATAATTGATGGAATTGCAAATGGGATTTACCTTTTGAAATTATCAAACGGTAAAGAAGATTATTATCAACGGATAATCAAGGAATAA